A window from Pseudomonas sp. Tri1 encodes these proteins:
- a CDS encoding HD-GYP domain-containing protein, whose translation MLKHIGVSDLCVGMYVQELSGSREERPFWSKGFLILNEEVLEKVLASGIVGAWIDPSKGADVQASTPDESVVQVGQGGQQPVCLSIRPCAEVPGPRPRVAMSEELLRAINLCASSKAAVMQMFGDLRMGRIVQLDRVTDMVGEISDSLLRHPDALLSLVRLKTADEYTYMHSVAVCGLMIGLARQLDLPPPLVQEAGLAGLLHDVGKMAIPAAILAKPLPLNDHEHTKMRTHPEAGARMLADSRHFTSRVQDVCLHHHEKVDGSGYPHKLCGTQISLFARMAAVCDVYDAVTSDRPYRDRWGPAESIRKMAGWIGHFDQKVFHAFVKCIGIYPVGALVRLQSDRLAVVIEQHAECLLTPTVKVFYSASTRTPLSPECIDLACGQDRIVSFESEKTWGLKNLEALWVGEGQGSESRLG comes from the coding sequence GTGCTGAAACATATCGGTGTGAGCGATCTTTGCGTAGGAATGTATGTCCAGGAGCTGTCCGGTTCTCGTGAGGAGCGTCCGTTCTGGAGCAAAGGCTTCCTGATTCTGAATGAAGAGGTGCTGGAGAAAGTCCTCGCCTCGGGCATTGTTGGTGCATGGATCGACCCGTCCAAGGGGGCGGACGTGCAAGCATCTACGCCTGATGAGAGCGTTGTGCAGGTCGGTCAAGGTGGCCAGCAGCCTGTTTGCCTATCGATCCGACCTTGTGCAGAGGTCCCCGGGCCGCGTCCGAGGGTGGCAATGAGCGAAGAGCTGTTGAGGGCGATCAACCTTTGCGCCAGTTCCAAGGCTGCTGTCATGCAGATGTTCGGCGATCTGCGGATGGGACGGATCGTTCAACTGGATCGCGTCACGGACATGGTGGGTGAAATCTCCGATTCGCTGTTACGTCATCCGGATGCACTGCTCAGCCTGGTGCGCCTCAAGACTGCCGATGAATACACCTACATGCATTCCGTGGCCGTCTGTGGATTGATGATTGGTTTGGCGCGTCAGCTGGATTTACCACCGCCCCTGGTCCAAGAAGCCGGGCTGGCGGGCTTGCTGCATGACGTGGGCAAGATGGCGATACCTGCGGCCATCCTGGCGAAACCATTGCCATTGAATGACCACGAACATACGAAGATGCGCACGCACCCGGAGGCGGGCGCCAGGATGCTGGCGGACAGCAGGCATTTCACTTCCCGGGTGCAGGACGTTTGCCTGCATCACCATGAGAAGGTGGACGGCAGTGGCTACCCACATAAGTTATGTGGAACCCAGATCAGCTTGTTCGCGCGCATGGCCGCTGTCTGTGATGTGTATGACGCCGTGACATCTGACCGTCCTTATCGGGATCGCTGGGGCCCCGCCGAATCGATTCGAAAAATGGCCGGATGGATCGGGCATTTCGACCAGAAAGTGTTTCACGCCTTCGTCAAATGCATTGGCATCTATCCGGTTGGCGCTTTGGTGCGCCTTCAAAGTGACAGGTTGGCGGTGGTAATAGAGCAGCACGCCGAATGTTTGCTGACGCCCACGGTAAAGGTTTTCTACTCGGCGTCGACTCGTACCCCGTTGTCTCCCGAATGCATTGATCTGGCCTGTGGGCAGGACCGCATTGTCAGCTTTGAGTCAGAGAAGACCTGGGGTTTGAAGAACCTTGAAGCGCTTTGGGTGGGCGAGGGGCAAGGCAGCGAGTCGCGATTGGGGTGA
- a CDS encoding methyl-accepting chemotaxis protein, with protein sequence MKVKGQAISSPLILMMLPAVLTGVLGCAAILISAEFNLRSAASCVLVSFGALLMGVWAQRLSSTQPHAQPGDDQQLHLAASPDDGLGEVCVQVLPIWSHQIDAARILSEESILKLSHRFATLSGDISASASLGAGQSSGARLLEILEVGQRDLDSIMVALRDALLRKESELKEVMLLSDFTSQLQEMAKFVGDIAQQTNLLALNAAIEAARAGDAGRGFAVVADEVRKLSSLSGETGQKISETVNTVNAAISRTVELSRHQAQQDSQTLAHSEQLVSQVIEHFRHNAQAIVDTSSSLQQQSENVAMEISGVLVALQFQDRVGQMLSLVNNDLRKLHEHIAERQQLALAGGTPAPIIADTWLEQLASTYTMPEQHAIHHGKPVVSSTSSEITFF encoded by the coding sequence ATGAAGGTGAAAGGACAGGCAATTTCCTCCCCCCTGATCTTGATGATGCTGCCCGCGGTTCTGACGGGAGTGCTCGGTTGCGCCGCGATTCTGATCAGCGCGGAGTTCAATCTGCGCAGTGCAGCCAGTTGCGTGCTTGTCTCGTTTGGCGCGTTGCTGATGGGCGTGTGGGCCCAGCGTTTATCGAGCACTCAGCCGCACGCTCAACCAGGCGACGATCAGCAACTTCACCTGGCAGCTTCGCCTGATGATGGATTGGGCGAGGTGTGCGTGCAGGTACTGCCGATCTGGAGTCACCAGATCGACGCAGCGCGCATCCTCAGCGAGGAATCGATCCTCAAGCTCAGTCACCGCTTCGCGACGCTGTCGGGAGACATCAGCGCTTCTGCTTCCCTCGGCGCGGGCCAGAGTTCGGGAGCACGGTTGCTGGAAATCCTTGAAGTCGGCCAGCGGGACCTGGATTCGATCATGGTTGCCCTGCGCGACGCGCTGTTGCGCAAGGAGTCGGAACTCAAGGAGGTAATGCTCCTTTCCGACTTCACCTCTCAATTGCAAGAAATGGCCAAATTCGTTGGCGATATCGCCCAGCAGACCAATCTGTTGGCACTCAACGCCGCCATTGAAGCGGCCCGGGCAGGGGATGCCGGACGCGGTTTCGCGGTAGTGGCGGATGAAGTGCGCAAATTGTCCAGCTTATCCGGGGAGACGGGGCAGAAAATCAGTGAGACGGTCAACACCGTCAACGCTGCCATCTCTCGCACCGTCGAGCTTTCTCGGCATCAGGCGCAGCAGGATTCACAAACCCTGGCTCATTCAGAGCAACTGGTGTCCCAGGTGATCGAGCACTTCCGGCACAACGCCCAGGCCATCGTCGATACCAGCAGCAGTCTTCAGCAGCAGAGCGAAAACGTTGCCATGGAGATATCGGGGGTACTGGTCGCCCTGCAGTTCCAGGATCGGGTCGGCCAGATGCTTTCCCTGGTCAACAACGATCTTCGCAAGTTGCATGAGCATATCGCCGAACGCCAGCAGCTGGCTCTCGCCGGCGGTACGCCTGCCCCGATCATCGCCGACACCTGGCTTGAGCAGTTGGCAAGCACCTACACCATGCCTGAACAGCATGCGATACATCACGGTAAGCCTGTGGTGAGCAGCACTTCATCCGAGATCACTTTTTTCTAG
- a CDS encoding response regulator: protein MSKTILIVDDSASIRQVVSITLKGAGYEVIEGVDGRDALTKLDGRKIHLIVSDVNMPNMDGLSFIKAAKQLPAYKFTPVIMLTTETGDAMKQQGQAVGAKAWMVKPFQPAQMLGAVSKLIMP, encoded by the coding sequence ATGAGCAAAACCATCCTGATTGTCGATGACTCTGCCTCCATTCGCCAAGTGGTGAGCATCACCTTGAAGGGCGCCGGATACGAGGTCATCGAAGGTGTTGACGGTCGCGACGCTCTTACCAAGCTCGACGGCCGCAAGATCCACTTGATTGTAAGTGACGTGAACATGCCGAACATGGACGGCCTCAGCTTCATCAAGGCCGCTAAACAACTGCCGGCCTACAAGTTCACGCCAGTGATCATGCTGACCACCGAAACCGGCGATGCCATGAAGCAACAGGGCCAGGCCGTCGGCGCCAAGGCGTGGATGGTCAAGCCCTTCCAGCCGGCCCAGATGCTCGGTGCCGTTTCCAAACTGATCATGCCGTAA
- a CDS encoding STAS domain-containing protein, translating to MTNTTASLRRILVLEGPLTIYTAAERKDLLLELFPLAQEVEMDLGGVDEMDTAGLQLLVLIKQESQRHGSSLLLSNPSAAVLDALDMSGLHSFFDASAPPRQQRG from the coding sequence ATGACAAACACCACCGCTAGTCTGCGTCGAATTCTGGTTCTCGAAGGGCCGCTGACTATTTACACCGCCGCTGAACGCAAAGACCTGTTGCTGGAGCTGTTTCCCTTGGCTCAGGAAGTCGAAATGGATCTGGGGGGCGTAGATGAAATGGATACTGCCGGGCTCCAGCTGTTGGTGCTGATCAAGCAGGAGTCACAGCGCCACGGCTCCAGCCTGTTGCTGAGCAATCCCAGCGCAGCGGTGCTCGATGCACTGGATATGAGTGGGTTGCACAGCTTTTTCGACGCGTCGGCCCCGCCCCGTCAGCAGAGAGGTTGA
- a CDS encoding chemotaxis protein CheA — MNLDDVLQTFIAESQELLLLMEDALLQIEQAPDDADTINALFRVAHTIKGSAGLFGFTPIVAFTHVAESVLDRVRAHELRVDESLSALFLEVRDHLCTLIELLACHGDLQGMTAEHERQGAALVERLNGYLEHRHEPVQCVATVEPMPSALTARWHLSLRLCPDVLRNGMDPLSLLRYLNSFGQISAVVCITDGMPDISKMDPETCYLGFELGFVSDADQATIEGAFDFVREGSQICVLPCNGDLTGFRALIGRLEAEPDVMVEAFIACGSLTREDWLASASFGESMPVATLVAPDQAVHDDAPKSRGAKEARSAEGNLIRVDAGKLDQLINLVGELIIAGAGANLGAIQSGIGELIEATSSLSRLVEEVRDCALTLRMVQIGGTFNRFQRVVRDVSKELGKDIALQVHGGETELDKTVVERIGDPLTHLVRNAMDHGIEPSQLRRDRGKPEQGTVRLNAYHEANSIVIEVSDDGGGLNKQRILAKATERGLVAEGQQLAEGDILNLIFEPGFSTADQVSNLSGRGVGMDVVKRNIVALRGSVDLESEEGVGTTVRIRLPLTLAIIDGFLIGVGNASYVVPLDLVEECIELSTDDCSNQDFLDLRGSVLPVLRLREMFAIDEPNHGRENIVVVHYAGMRVGLVVDQLLGEFQTVIKPLGKIFGTAHGLGGFTILGNGAVALILDIPKLLGQVASRQKHGTPLSPELTQ; from the coding sequence ATGAATCTGGACGACGTGCTACAGACGTTCATCGCCGAAAGCCAGGAGCTTTTGCTTCTGATGGAGGACGCGCTGTTGCAGATCGAACAGGCGCCGGATGATGCCGACACCATCAACGCGCTGTTTCGCGTCGCCCATACCATCAAAGGTTCTGCTGGCCTGTTTGGCTTCACACCGATCGTTGCCTTTACCCACGTGGCAGAGAGCGTGCTGGATCGGGTCCGTGCACATGAACTGCGGGTGGACGAGTCGCTGAGTGCCTTGTTCCTGGAAGTGCGTGACCACTTGTGCACGCTGATTGAACTGCTTGCCTGCCACGGTGACCTGCAAGGCATGACCGCAGAGCATGAGCGCCAGGGAGCGGCATTGGTGGAGCGTCTTAACGGCTACCTTGAGCACCGTCACGAGCCGGTGCAGTGCGTGGCAACCGTTGAGCCGATGCCATCGGCTCTTACCGCGCGTTGGCATCTGTCCCTGCGCCTGTGTCCCGACGTCCTGCGCAACGGTATGGATCCGCTGTCGTTGCTGCGCTACCTCAACAGTTTCGGTCAAATCAGTGCGGTCGTGTGCATCACCGATGGCATGCCGGACATCTCGAAGATGGACCCGGAAACGTGTTACCTGGGCTTTGAACTGGGGTTTGTCAGTGATGCCGACCAGGCCACCATTGAAGGCGCCTTCGACTTCGTTCGCGAGGGCAGCCAGATCTGCGTGTTGCCGTGCAATGGCGACCTGACCGGTTTCCGGGCGTTGATTGGCCGTCTCGAGGCTGAGCCCGATGTCATGGTCGAGGCCTTTATCGCCTGTGGTTCCCTGACCCGTGAAGATTGGCTGGCGAGTGCCTCTTTTGGTGAGTCGATGCCCGTTGCGACCCTAGTGGCACCAGACCAAGCCGTCCACGATGACGCGCCCAAGAGCCGGGGGGCAAAAGAAGCCCGTTCGGCCGAAGGTAATCTGATTCGTGTCGATGCCGGCAAACTGGACCAATTGATCAACCTGGTGGGCGAACTGATCATCGCCGGCGCTGGCGCCAATCTGGGGGCCATCCAAAGCGGCATCGGCGAGCTGATTGAAGCGACAAGCTCGCTCTCGCGCCTTGTCGAGGAGGTGCGCGATTGTGCCCTGACCCTGCGAATGGTGCAGATCGGCGGCACATTCAACCGCTTCCAGCGGGTGGTGCGCGATGTGTCCAAGGAGCTGGGCAAGGACATCGCCTTGCAGGTACATGGCGGGGAGACCGAGCTGGACAAAACGGTGGTCGAGCGCATTGGTGATCCCCTGACTCACCTGGTGCGTAACGCCATGGACCACGGTATCGAGCCCTCGCAGCTGCGCCGTGACCGGGGTAAACCGGAGCAGGGTACGGTTCGCCTCAATGCCTATCACGAGGCAAACAGCATCGTCATCGAAGTCAGTGACGACGGTGGTGGCCTGAACAAGCAACGCATCCTGGCCAAGGCGACGGAGCGCGGCCTGGTTGCCGAAGGGCAACAGCTGGCCGAAGGCGACATTCTCAATCTGATTTTCGAGCCAGGCTTCTCCACTGCCGATCAGGTCAGCAACCTGTCCGGGCGTGGGGTGGGCATGGACGTCGTCAAACGGAATATCGTCGCCCTGCGAGGCTCGGTCGATCTGGAAAGCGAGGAGGGGGTGGGCACCACGGTGCGTATCCGCCTGCCGCTGACCCTGGCCATCATCGATGGCTTTCTGATCGGGGTGGGCAATGCCTCTTATGTCGTGCCTCTGGACCTGGTCGAGGAGTGCATCGAGCTATCGACCGACGACTGCAGCAACCAGGATTTCCTGGACCTGCGAGGCTCGGTGCTGCCAGTCCTGCGCCTGCGCGAGATGTTTGCCATCGATGAGCCTAACCATGGCCGTGAAAACATCGTGGTGGTGCATTACGCGGGGATGCGGGTGGGCCTGGTCGTCGATCAATTGCTGGGGGAATTCCAGACGGTGATCAAGCCGTTGGGCAAGATTTTCGGTACAGCTCATGGACTGGGCGGCTTCACCATCCTGGGGAACGGAGCAGTCGCGTTGATCCTGGATATTCCAAAACTACTTGGGCAAGTCGCCAGCCGGCAGAAGCACGGTACGCCCCTCAGCCCTGAATTGACTCAATAG
- a CDS encoding methyl-accepting chemotaxis protein: protein MTVKKNVSLLVASALLGILILVGLSLYLMGGVRNTASYAQVNTVPSLQLLEQVALTLADSHSRQWRSLSGPAGIPQQSDKESVLQALDRYQKEFVSDDHDATLLSALRSAVNEYYRGMERFDNALKNAAPEARGLLLDLEVTREKVTSALSDMRQYNLELGRKNAAVAASTEQTAIYSIASIGAATLLAIGLIGFFLVRRLLSALGGEPDDVRLLADRLVAGQLDVRGSGNGSERTGLLGSMDRLSGTLNQLISEMNHMSAEHDKGDIDVQIDATRFAGSYGLMAQGINDMVSGHISVKKQAMACIKSISEGDLQAPLQAFPGKKAFINVTIEHLRSTIMALIEEMRHMSDEHEKGDIDVQIDAQRFQGSYRQIAQGINDMVNGHISVKKQAMACIRSFGEGDLSAPLARFPGKKAFINDNIEQLRSNVQALIEDTQMLSANAVIGKLDTRADSTRHQGDFRRIVAGINSTLDSIVAPLSEAMEVMVALSSGDLTRSVKGDYQGSLQDLKNAINETVSKLSQIIGEVRSSADSLSSASEEISATAQSISQSASVQAASVEETSASMEQMSASISQNTENAKVTDGMAGKASKEASEGGQAVKDTVSAMKTIAEKIGIVDSIAYQTNLLALNAAIEAARAGEHGKGFAVVAAEVRKLAERSQVAAQEIGQVAKSSVALAERAGNLLDEIVPSITKTSDLVQEIAAASEEQSIGSEQINTAMSQMSQITQQNASASEELAATAEEMSSQAEQLQELMGFFTLHGRAAVSAVPRASSSSLGGMQSSEHTQEGGFIRFGS, encoded by the coding sequence ATGACCGTTAAAAAAAATGTCTCGCTGTTGGTCGCCTCCGCTCTGTTGGGCATCCTGATCCTGGTCGGCCTCAGTCTTTATTTGATGGGCGGGGTCAGGAACACGGCCAGCTACGCGCAAGTCAATACGGTGCCCAGCCTGCAACTGCTGGAGCAAGTGGCCCTGACTCTGGCCGATAGCCACAGCCGGCAATGGCGCAGTCTGTCCGGACCTGCCGGTATTCCCCAGCAAAGCGACAAGGAATCGGTGCTCCAGGCACTGGATCGTTACCAGAAGGAGTTCGTCTCCGACGATCATGATGCGACGCTGCTCAGCGCCTTGCGCAGTGCGGTCAACGAGTACTACCGAGGTATGGAGCGGTTCGATAACGCCCTCAAGAATGCCGCCCCGGAAGCCCGTGGTTTGCTGCTCGACCTGGAGGTGACCCGCGAAAAAGTCACTTCTGCCTTGAGTGATATGCGTCAGTACAACCTGGAGCTGGGACGTAAAAATGCAGCGGTCGCGGCATCGACCGAACAGACCGCGATCTACAGCATAGCCTCGATCGGCGCCGCCACCTTGCTGGCCATCGGCTTGATCGGTTTCTTCCTGGTACGCCGGCTGCTCAGCGCGTTGGGTGGTGAACCCGACGATGTTCGACTGCTGGCCGACCGGCTCGTGGCCGGGCAACTGGATGTGCGGGGCAGCGGCAATGGCTCTGAGCGTACCGGACTGTTGGGTTCCATGGACCGGCTGAGCGGGACCTTGAATCAATTGATCAGCGAAATGAATCACATGTCCGCAGAGCATGATAAAGGCGACATCGACGTGCAGATCGATGCCACACGCTTTGCTGGCAGCTATGGGCTGATGGCCCAAGGCATCAACGATATGGTCAGTGGGCACATCAGCGTCAAGAAGCAAGCCATGGCCTGTATCAAGTCGATCAGCGAAGGTGATCTGCAGGCGCCCCTGCAAGCGTTTCCCGGCAAGAAAGCCTTTATCAACGTCACCATCGAGCATCTGCGCAGCACCATCATGGCGTTGATCGAAGAGATGCGTCACATGTCGGACGAGCACGAGAAAGGCGACATTGATGTGCAGATCGACGCACAACGATTCCAAGGCTCGTACCGTCAGATTGCCCAGGGCATCAACGACATGGTCAATGGCCACATCAGCGTGAAAAAACAGGCCATGGCGTGCATACGTTCTTTCGGCGAAGGGGACCTGTCGGCGCCATTGGCCCGTTTCCCCGGCAAAAAAGCCTTTATCAACGACAACATCGAACAACTGCGCAGCAACGTCCAGGCGCTGATCGAAGACACTCAGATGCTGAGCGCCAATGCTGTGATCGGCAAGCTCGATACCCGTGCCGACAGTACTCGTCACCAAGGTGATTTCCGCCGCATCGTGGCCGGGATCAACAGTACGCTGGACTCGATCGTTGCCCCCCTCAGCGAGGCGATGGAAGTCATGGTGGCCCTGTCCAGTGGTGACCTGACCCGCAGCGTCAAAGGTGATTACCAGGGCAGCCTGCAAGACCTGAAGAATGCAATCAACGAAACGGTGAGCAAACTTTCGCAGATCATTGGCGAGGTGCGCAGCTCCGCCGATTCGCTATCCAGCGCTTCGGAAGAAATTTCCGCCACGGCCCAAAGCATCAGCCAATCGGCTTCGGTACAGGCTGCGTCGGTTGAGGAAACGTCGGCGTCGATGGAACAGATGTCGGCGTCGATCTCCCAGAACACCGAAAACGCCAAAGTGACCGATGGCATGGCCGGCAAGGCGAGCAAGGAAGCGAGTGAGGGTGGACAGGCCGTCAAGGACACCGTCTCGGCCATGAAAACCATCGCCGAGAAGATCGGGATCGTTGACTCGATTGCCTATCAGACGAATCTGCTGGCGCTCAACGCGGCCATCGAAGCGGCCCGGGCCGGCGAGCATGGCAAAGGCTTCGCGGTCGTCGCCGCTGAGGTGCGCAAGCTCGCCGAACGCAGCCAGGTCGCGGCACAGGAAATCGGCCAGGTGGCCAAAAGCAGTGTTGCCCTGGCCGAGCGTGCCGGCAACCTGCTCGATGAAATCGTGCCCTCGATCACCAAGACCTCCGATTTGGTTCAGGAGATCGCCGCTGCATCCGAAGAGCAGTCCATCGGCTCGGAACAGATCAATACTGCCATGTCGCAGATGAGTCAGATCACTCAGCAAAACGCCTCGGCTTCCGAAGAGCTGGCCGCTACCGCTGAGGAAATGAGTAGCCAGGCCGAACAGTTGCAGGAGTTGATGGGCTTTTTCACCCTGCATGGTCGGGCTGCGGTTTCTGCCGTGCCACGGGCCAGTTCTTCCAGCCTGGGCGGGATGCAAAGCAGTGAGCATACCCAGGAAGGCGGTTTCATCCGCTTCGGGAGTTGA
- a CDS encoding chemotaxis protein CheW — MEAAVFSHFEHAPQSPCDSEFLQFLTFVSAREVYAIDTLCVREIIEYGQVTSVPMMPDFIRGVINLRGSVVPVIDLQARFCKGATQQGNRTCIVILELVQEGEPQVLGIVVDSVSEVIEIELADIKAAPALGNRIREDFIRGMVKVRGAFLTVLQIDQVLCVSEIASQLH; from the coding sequence ATGGAAGCTGCAGTCTTCAGCCATTTCGAGCATGCGCCGCAGAGTCCGTGTGACAGCGAATTCCTGCAGTTCCTGACATTCGTATCCGCCAGGGAGGTCTATGCAATCGATACCTTGTGCGTGCGCGAGATCATCGAGTATGGCCAGGTGACAAGCGTACCAATGATGCCGGATTTCATTCGGGGGGTGATCAACCTGCGCGGTTCGGTGGTACCGGTGATCGATCTGCAGGCGCGCTTTTGCAAGGGCGCCACGCAGCAAGGTAACAGGACCTGCATCGTTATCCTGGAACTGGTCCAGGAAGGTGAGCCGCAAGTGCTGGGCATCGTAGTCGACTCGGTGAGCGAGGTGATCGAAATCGAGTTGGCCGACATCAAGGCCGCTCCGGCGCTCGGAAACCGGATCCGTGAAGACTTTATTCGAGGGATGGTCAAGGTGCGAGGGGCGTTCCTGACTGTGCTTCAGATCGATCAGGTGCTGTGTGTCAGTGAGATCGCCAGCCAGTTGCACTGA
- a CDS encoding chemotaxis protein CheW yields the protein MSISASRLPAPGTTAPQYLTFSVGQEMFAVGTLCVREIVEYGPITPLPMAPPKVRGITNLRGAAIPVLDLGLCFGGAQTLENPRTCIVMLEVHGSGGAGLVGIIVDAVSEVLEIPAEQIEPAPALQGRLSPAFVVGIGKLSDRFVLLLDIEHMLSSEDWSTLLPSNIDADGLRP from the coding sequence ATGTCCATATCCGCCTCGCGCCTGCCGGCCCCAGGGACGACAGCGCCACAGTACCTGACCTTCAGCGTGGGCCAGGAGATGTTTGCGGTCGGTACCCTGTGCGTACGGGAAATTGTCGAATACGGTCCGATTACCCCGTTGCCGATGGCGCCGCCGAAGGTCCGCGGCATCACCAATCTGCGCGGAGCGGCCATCCCAGTACTGGACCTGGGGCTGTGTTTTGGGGGCGCCCAGACCCTGGAAAACCCACGCACCTGCATCGTCATGCTGGAGGTCCATGGCAGTGGCGGCGCAGGCCTGGTGGGCATCATCGTGGACGCCGTCAGCGAAGTGCTGGAGATCCCGGCCGAGCAGATCGAGCCGGCACCGGCATTGCAGGGGCGCCTCAGCCCTGCATTTGTGGTGGGGATCGGCAAGCTCAGTGACCGTTTTGTCTTGTTGCTGGATATCGAGCACATGCTCAGTAGCGAAGACTGGTCGACGCTGCTTCCTTCGAACATCGACGCAGACGGGCTGAGACCATGA
- a CDS encoding protein-glutamate O-methyltransferase CheR → MNVVLSDNEFQQFRAMIHEIAGISLSVAKKQLVSGRLAKRLQFFNLTTYGSYYRLLMKDRTELQMAVDLLTTNETYFFREPKHFEFLRNVVLPELRGNGPVRIWSGACSTGEEPYTLAMVLADSLGTRPWEILASDISSRVLEKAQSGRYPLDGIRGIPEALLNKYCLRGVGCNNGIFMVDRALASRMTFTSINLNNALPSVGQFDVIFLRNVMIYFDNQTKSEVVKRLSKHLRPGGYFIVSHSESLNGISDELQLVKPSIYRKPDA, encoded by the coding sequence ATGAATGTCGTTCTCTCCGACAACGAGTTCCAGCAGTTTCGGGCAATGATTCATGAAATTGCCGGGATCAGCTTGTCGGTTGCCAAGAAACAGCTGGTCAGTGGCCGCCTGGCCAAGCGTTTGCAATTCTTCAACCTGACCACCTACGGCAGCTATTACCGCTTGCTGATGAAGGACCGGACCGAGTTGCAAATGGCGGTGGACTTGCTGACCACCAACGAAACCTACTTTTTCCGCGAACCCAAGCATTTTGAGTTTCTGCGCAATGTGGTCCTCCCCGAGCTTCGTGGGAATGGCCCGGTGCGCATCTGGAGTGGTGCCTGTTCCACGGGAGAAGAACCCTACACCCTGGCCATGGTGCTGGCCGACAGCCTGGGCACCCGGCCATGGGAGATCCTCGCTTCGGATATCAGTAGCCGGGTGCTGGAAAAAGCCCAAAGCGGACGTTACCCACTGGATGGTATCCGCGGCATTCCCGAGGCGCTGTTGAACAAGTACTGCCTGAGGGGCGTGGGCTGCAACAACGGCATTTTCATGGTGGATCGTGCGTTGGCGTCACGGATGACGTTCACGTCGATCAACTTGAACAATGCGCTGCCTTCAGTGGGGCAGTTCGACGTGATCTTCCTGCGCAATGTGATGATCTATTTCGATAACCAGACCAAGTCTGAGGTGGTCAAGCGCTTGAGCAAACACCTGAGGCCTGGCGGCTACTTCATCGTGAGCCATTCAGAGAGCCTGAATGGCATCAGTGATGAGTTGCAGTTGGTCAAACCCTCCATCTACCGCAAACCGGACGCTTGA
- a CDS encoding chemotaxis protein CheD codes for MSRVIECFLQPGDVAFGGRQTRLCTVLGSCVALVFWHPQRLLGGMCHYMLPRRGAHGAGHLNGRYAADALALLFECIHRAGARPEQFEVSLFGGADMFPGVKRGNGIGIGQQNVDAARSLIQAHGLQCRVYHVGGRGHRHLVFDVGTGHLQLNHADSVLKVIESPKSNTK; via the coding sequence ATGAGCCGGGTAATCGAATGTTTCTTGCAACCCGGTGATGTGGCGTTTGGAGGGCGCCAAACGCGCCTGTGCACCGTGCTGGGGTCCTGTGTCGCACTGGTGTTCTGGCATCCGCAACGCTTGTTGGGCGGCATGTGTCATTACATGTTGCCTCGTCGAGGAGCCCATGGCGCGGGACATCTGAACGGTCGTTACGCAGCGGATGCGTTGGCGCTGCTGTTTGAGTGCATTCACCGCGCGGGGGCTCGGCCCGAGCAGTTCGAGGTGAGCCTTTTTGGCGGGGCTGACATGTTTCCCGGGGTAAAGCGCGGTAACGGTATCGGGATCGGCCAACAGAATGTCGATGCCGCCAGAAGCCTGATCCAGGCCCATGGCTTGCAATGTCGGGTTTATCACGTAGGTGGCCGGGGCCATCGCCACCTGGTGTTCGATGTGGGTACCGGACACCTTCAACTCAATCACGCCGATTCCGTACTCAAAGTAATCGAATCGCCCAAGAGTAATACCAAATGA